A region from the Spirochaetota bacterium genome encodes:
- a CDS encoding AAA family ATPase, producing MGKVTAIANQKGGVGKTTTAVSLASFLAAKGKRILLIDLDPQGNVSSSLGIGKGSLENGVYELLMQESDAAAVITKTGVENLDLIPSTVDLVGAQIELVSEMGREYRLGTGLKPILDTYDFILIDCPPELGLLTLNALTASNSVLIPIQCEFLALDGLTQLLETVKLVKKNLNQNLAIEGVLLTMYDTRTNLSNQVVEEVTAYFKDKTYKTIIPRNVRLSEAPSHGKPIGEYDKDSIGAKSYRELAEEFIARN from the coding sequence ATGGGAAAAGTAACAGCGATAGCGAATCAGAAAGGCGGCGTTGGAAAAACGACAACCGCCGTGAGTCTTGCGAGCTTTCTCGCAGCAAAAGGGAAACGCATACTGCTCATCGATCTCGACCCGCAGGGTAATGTATCGAGCAGCCTCGGTATCGGGAAAGGAAGCCTTGAGAACGGCGTCTATGAACTGCTCATGCAGGAATCGGATGCCGCCGCGGTCATCACCAAGACCGGTGTTGAGAACCTCGATCTCATACCGTCGACGGTCGATCTCGTCGGCGCGCAGATAGAGCTCGTTTCGGAGATGGGCCGCGAATATCGGCTCGGCACCGGTCTGAAACCGATACTCGATACCTATGACTTCATCCTCATTGACTGTCCGCCGGAACTGGGGCTCCTTACGTTGAACGCGCTCACTGCGTCCAATTCCGTGCTCATTCCTATTCAATGCGAATTCCTCGCGCTTGACGGACTCACCCAGCTCCTTGAAACGGTGAAGCTCGTGAAAAAGAATTTGAACCAGAACCTCGCCATCGAAGGCGTGCTTCTCACCATGTACGACACTCGCACCAATCTATCGAATCAAGTCGTCGAAGAGGTCACCGCGTACTTCAAGGACAAGACCTATAAGACCATCATTCCCCGCAATGTCCGTTTGAGCGAAGCACCGAGCCATGGAAAACCCATCGGGGAATATGACAAGGACAGCATCGGGGCGAAAAGCTACCGTGAGCTCGCGGAAGAATTCATCGCACGTAATTAA
- a CDS encoding AraC family transcriptional regulator, translating into MRRDVITGPTDIAIREGVHPDDFAMDYHTHQCYEIGIVLGGEGKYEIAADEAPPGRAIDVSAGILLLWDGKVPHRAVDVKGKPLNQMIVTFGYEYLSGTLSVRLTQRAEKNPFVMNDPVAVAGAKTLMRRMMAERRSDREGMDDLVRAYMIELAAIIVREDDGEKHAGDVRVRSVLSDIAANYHEELTPERYAAMCGLSVRRFSELFKRATGATFVQYLTTIRIEHAKELLTQGHDRVLSIAFGSGYDSVSHFNETFNKVTGMTPTEFRGKR; encoded by the coding sequence ATGCGTCGTGATGTCATTACCGGGCCGACGGATATAGCGATACGGGAGGGTGTTCATCCCGACGATTTCGCGATGGATTATCATACGCACCAGTGTTACGAAATAGGGATCGTCCTCGGGGGCGAGGGGAAATACGAGATAGCCGCTGACGAAGCGCCCCCCGGACGCGCGATCGATGTATCAGCAGGGATACTCCTTCTCTGGGACGGCAAAGTCCCCCATCGCGCGGTCGATGTGAAGGGAAAGCCGCTTAACCAGATGATAGTGACGTTCGGGTACGAGTATCTGTCCGGAACGCTGTCGGTCCGGTTGACGCAACGTGCAGAAAAAAATCCATTCGTTATGAACGATCCTGTTGCCGTTGCAGGGGCGAAAACGCTCATGCGTCGTATGATGGCGGAACGGCGCAGCGACCGCGAGGGCATGGATGACCTCGTCCGCGCATACATGATCGAACTGGCGGCGATCATCGTGAGAGAAGACGATGGTGAAAAACATGCGGGTGATGTACGGGTACGGTCGGTGCTTTCCGACATTGCTGCGAATTATCATGAGGAGCTTACGCCGGAGCGATATGCGGCGATGTGCGGGCTTTCGGTCAGGCGCTTTTCAGAGCTGTTCAAGCGCGCTACCGGCGCCACCTTCGTCCAATATCTGACAACGATACGCATTGAACACGCAAAAGAGCTTCTCACACAGGGGCATGATCGTGTGCTGTCCATCGCGTTCGGGTCGGGGTATGACAGCGTTTCTCATTTCAATGAGACGTTCAATAAAGTAACCGGCATGACGCCGACGGAATTTCGGGGGAAGCGGTAG
- a CDS encoding ParB/RepB/Spo0J family partition protein, whose translation MSSKKRALGRGIGALIKDQGFKEDDIAEEGLTEIPLTKIEPNAYQPRKHFNEAEIENLAQSIKEHGLMSPVLVRRRAADRYEIIAGERRFRAFKSLKKQKIPAIVMNVPDNKMLERALIENIQRADLNPIEIAESYRRLIDDLGLRHDDLAARVGKSRPVITNALRLLDLPVTIRHLLVQEKISEGHARLILSITDENARESFANEIISGGYSVKKAEEILKGKRGKKRAKTGTPAKDPNVRKVESDLTKLLGTKVSVHDEKGRGKIVIEYYNNEDFSRIMEIFEKN comes from the coding sequence ATGTCATCAAAAAAACGGGCACTGGGGCGGGGCATCGGCGCCCTCATCAAGGATCAGGGGTTCAAGGAAGATGATATCGCCGAAGAGGGTCTTACCGAGATACCGCTCACGAAGATAGAGCCCAATGCGTATCAGCCGCGAAAGCATTTCAATGAGGCTGAGATCGAGAACCTCGCGCAGAGCATCAAAGAACACGGACTCATGAGCCCGGTGCTCGTAAGGAGGCGTGCCGCTGACCGTTATGAGATCATAGCGGGTGAACGGCGTTTCCGGGCGTTCAAGTCGCTGAAGAAACAGAAGATACCCGCCATCGTCATGAACGTCCCTGATAATAAAATGCTCGAACGAGCCCTTATCGAGAATATTCAGCGCGCCGATCTTAACCCCATCGAGATAGCGGAAAGCTATCGCCGTTTGATCGATGACCTTGGGCTCAGGCATGACGATCTGGCTGCCCGCGTCGGTAAGAGCCGCCCGGTCATAACCAATGCGCTTCGCCTCCTCGATCTACCCGTGACGATACGCCATCTCCTTGTGCAGGAAAAGATCTCCGAGGGGCACGCCCGTCTCATCCTTTCCATCACCGATGAGAACGCTCGTGAGAGCTTCGCCAATGAGATAATCAGCGGCGGCTATTCGGTAAAAAAAGCGGAAGAGATATTGAAGGGTAAGCGCGGAAAAAAGCGGGCGAAAACGGGAACACCGGCAAAAGACCCGAACGTTCGTAAGGTCGAAAGCGATCTGACGAAGCTCTTGGGAACGAAAGTGAGCGTCCATGACGAGAAGGGCCGCGGGAAAATAGTGATCGAATACTACAACAACGAAGATTTCTCACGCATCATGGAGATATTCGAGAAGAACTGA
- the rsmG gene encoding 16S rRNA (guanine(527)-N(7))-methyltransferase RsmG, with protein MNTDELLTQASAALSLSLDDRQCSLFGAYQRALLSINESLNLTATTDDTEFTVRHIIDSIAAHRYFTASRAILDVGSGGGLPGIPLAILFPQARVTLCESKAKKANALSSMVRELSLSNVHVAHSNVFELRDRFDTITARAFGELSKLADILHRVGTAKARAVCYKGKRETIDGEMAKMNGSLYTAVVDAVTVPFLAEERHIVVLTKRHQGH; from the coding sequence ATGAATACTGACGAATTGCTCACACAGGCTTCTGCCGCATTATCCCTTTCTCTTGATGACCGGCAGTGTTCTCTCTTTGGCGCATACCAGCGTGCGCTTCTCTCGATAAACGAATCCCTCAATCTCACGGCTACCACGGACGATACGGAATTCACCGTCCGTCATATCATCGATTCTATCGCGGCGCATCGCTATTTCACGGCTTCCCGGGCGATACTCGATGTCGGGAGCGGCGGCGGACTTCCCGGTATCCCGCTCGCGATACTGTTCCCCCAGGCGCGTGTTACGCTCTGCGAATCGAAAGCAAAAAAAGCGAACGCACTTTCATCGATGGTACGGGAGCTTTCACTCTCCAATGTTCATGTTGCGCATTCGAACGTGTTCGAGCTTCGAGACCGTTTTGACACGATAACGGCGCGCGCGTTCGGCGAACTCTCAAAACTGGCCGATATACTCCACCGTGTCGGGACGGCAAAGGCACGCGCCGTGTGCTACAAAGGAAAGCGTGAGACCATAGACGGTGAAATGGCAAAAATGAACGGTTCATTGTATACTGCGGTCGTCGATGCCGTGACGGTGCCCTTTCTAGCGGAAGAGCGCCATATCGTCGTACTCACAAAAAGGCACCAGGGACATTAA